A window of Primulina huaijiensis isolate GDHJ02 chromosome 9, ASM1229523v2, whole genome shotgun sequence contains these coding sequences:
- the LOC140984337 gene encoding uncharacterized protein isoform X5, translating to MAIADREERGSLFSITLKADHHLDRKCIVFGELVDGNDVLKKIENAGDEDGRPAVTVKIINSGEINDDKRKGNKLKMVKDAMEANNHEVRRKGKHKKSSKRRKRRRRHYSSESDSSTDTDLESSESDSDSDSDASSLSDTSSSSDEKRKKRKRSKRDRHKRGKGKDRRREKRRRRRDKKSKRRAKRDSVSDSESNSKSGSSSEENNDSVGALDKKQKSAGNQSYLVENWETATVDHRKGDAADMFDTEEGEFPMENGEHQNNGVGIEMGPDRINDRHPDVVDDGPGNSRSRSLSPRRATSKSMSLSPQRSAGRSPSVGAKHKRNRSPGVSRSPQVQQISGKGRSTSPVRSGSRSMSPVRSPPRRQDRNASVSPPARSQSPNSRSRSATVSPPRRRVARSPLRTSSRRSSLRSASRSPVRPARRSLSRNSGKPSRRSLSRSPVRSSRRSVSRSSGRAPSRRSPSRSPVRAPIRTRRRSYSRSPVIAGRRARSPVSNRGGSSSRSPSADGSPKRIRRGRGFSDRYAYVRRYRSRSRSPDRSPIRSYRYDGRNDRDRYSNFRRSPRRYRSPPRGRTPPRFRGRRSRSRSPSVSRSPIRHRNRRYSRSPVRSRSPVERYRGSPRGERRRSPSRSRSPSASESPRDSQSPKRATKGNSRSSSGSPPRKTGLVSYGDVSPDSGRE from the exons ATGGCAATTGCTGATCGTGAAGAACGTGGCTCACTGTTCAGTATCACCTTAAAAGCTGATCATCATCTTGACAG GAAATGTATCGTTTTTGGTGAGCTTGTGGATGGGAATGATGTGTTGAAGAAGATTGAGAATGCTGGGGATGAAGATGGGAGACCTGCCGTTACTGTGAAAATTATTAATTCTGGAGAAATAAATGATG ATAAAAGGAAAGGCAATAAATTGAAAATGGTGAAGGACGCCATGGAGGCAAACAATCACGAAGTAAGGCGCAAGGGGAAACACAAGAAATCTTCAAAAAGGAGGAAAAGGAGAAGACGTCATTATTCGTCCGAATCAGATAGTTCAACAGATACTGACTTGGAGTCTTCAGAATCTGATAGTGATTCTGACTCGGATGCATCCTCTTTAAGTGACACTAGCTCTTCTAGTGATGAAAAGCGTAAGAAGAGGAAGAGATCTAAGAGGGATAGACATAAACGTGGAAAGGGGAAGGATAGGCGACGTGAAAAACGACGCAGAAGACGAGATAAAAAATCTAAACGTAGAGCTAAAAG GGACAGTGTCTCTGATAGTGAAAGCAACAGTAAAAGTGGAAGTAGCTCTGAAGAAAACAATGATTCGGTTGGAGCTTTGGATAAGAAGCAGAAAAGTGCTG GAAATCAATCTTATCTTGTTGAGAATTGGGAAACTGCTACTGTAGATCATAGAAAGGGGGATGCAGCTGACATGTTCGATACGGAAGAGGGTGAATTCCCCATGGAGAATGGAGAACATCAAAACAATGGTGTTGGAATAGAAATGGGACCAGACAGAATTAATGACAGACACCCTGATGTAGTAGACGATGGTCCTGGAAATTCTAG GAGCCGAAGCTTAAGTCCTAGAAGAGCCACGAGTAAGAGTATGAGCTTAAGTCCTCAGAGAAGTGCTGGAAGAAGTCCTAGTGTTGGTGCAAAGCATAAAAGGAACAGGAGCCCAGGTGTTAGCCGAAGTCCCCAGGTGCAGCAGATCTCTGGTAAGGGCAGAAGTACGAGTCCAGTTAGAAGTGGAAGCAGAAGTATGAGCCCAGTTAGAAGCCCCCCAAGAAGGCAGGACAGAAATGCAAGTGTGAGCCCCCCCGCTAGGTCTCAGTCGCCAAATAGTCGTAGTAGAAGTGCCACAGTTTCTCCTCCCAGAAGAAGAGTTGCGCGGAGCCCACTCAGAACTTCATCCAGGAGGTCATCATTGAGGTCGGCGAGTCGCAGTCCTGTGAGACCTGCTCGACGCAGTTTAAGCAGGAATTCAGGCAAACCTTCTCGAAGGAGTTTAAGCAGAAGTCCTGTTAGATCATCCCGGAGAAGTGTTAGCAGAAGCTCTGGTAGGGCACCCTCCAGAAGAAGCCCTAGTCGTAGTCCAGTGAGGGCACCTATCAGGACTAGGCGCCGAAGCTACTCAAGGAGTCCTGTAATTGCAGGCCGGAGGGCAAGATCACCCGTTTCTAATCGTGGTGGTAGTTCTTCAAGAAGCCCTTCTGCTGATGGATCACCCAAACGGATCAGAAGAGGTAGGGGTTTTAGTGATCGATACGCTTACGTACGGCGTTACAGGAGTCGCTCCCGCTCTCCTGATCGTTCTCCCATAAGGTCATATCGATATGATGGTAGAAATGATCGTGACCG ATATTCTAATTTTAGAAGATCCCCAAGGCGTTATCGGAGCCCACCTCGAGGAAGAACTCCTCCAAG ATTTAGGGGAAGAAGAAGCAGGTCTCGTAGCCCCAGTGTGTCTCGTAGTCCAATACGCCACCGCAACCGGCGTTACAGCCGGAGTCCTGTTCGAAGCCGCTCTCCCGTGGAGAGGTATCGTGGGTCCCCACGTGGTGAGAGGCGAAGATCACCTTCACGTAGCCGAAGCCCATCTGCATCAGAATCCCCTCGTGATTCACAATCTCCCAAACGTGCTACAAAAGGGAACTCAAGGTCGTCATCTGGTAGCCCTCCCAGGAAGACAGGTTTGGTTTCTTATGGAGACGTGTCACCCGACTCTGGTCGTGAATAA